In Vitis riparia cultivar Riparia Gloire de Montpellier isolate 1030 chromosome 19, EGFV_Vit.rip_1.0, whole genome shotgun sequence, the following proteins share a genomic window:
- the LOC117909618 gene encoding succinate-semialdehyde dehydrogenase, mitochondrial-like, with protein MGISQMGLLRSSCSALCHGPRTASVLRPSAVLTRQISMDTQNLVARLNSSGLLRSQCLIGGKWTEAYDGKTIPVHNPATGDVLVNVPCMGGQETNDAISVAYEAFLSWSKLTAAERSKRLRKWYDLLIANKEELGQIITLEQGKPLKEAIGEVNYGAAFIEFSAEEAKRIYGDIIPSPLADRRLLVLKQPVGVVGAITPWNFPLAMITRKVGPALACGCTVVIKPSELTPLTALAAAELALQAGIPPGAVNVVFGNAPEIGDALLASRQVRKITFTGSTAVGKKLMAGAAQTVKKVSLELGGNAPCIIFDDADLEVAVKGALGTKFRNSGQTCVCANRILVQEGIYEKFAIAFSQAVQSMQVGEGFTEGVVQGPLINEAAVQKVESFVKDAVSKGAKVLLGGKRHSLGMTFYEPTVIGDIKNDMLIARNEVFGPVAPLLRFKTEEEAIRIANDTNAGLAAYVFTENVQRMWRVTEALEYGLVGVNEGLVSTEVAPFGGVKESGLGREGSKYGMDEFLEMKYVCFGNISSN; from the exons ATGGGGATATCGCAGATGGGTCTGTTGCGGAGCAGCTGCTCAGCGCTGTGTCACGGCCCCCGGACTGCTTCCGTGCTCCGACCCTCCGCTGTCCTCACTCGCCAG ATAAGCATGGACACACAAAATCTTGTGGCTCGGCTGAATAGTTCAGGTCTACTTCGGAGCCAGTGCCTTATTGGAGGAAAATGGACTGAAGCTTATGATGGGAAGACCATACCG GTCCACAACCCTGCTACTGGTGATGTTTTAGTAAATGTTCCATGCATGGGAGGGCAGGAGACGAATGATGCGATATCTGTAGCTTATGAGGCATTCCTTT CTTGGAGCAAACTTACTGCTGCTGAAAGGAGCAAACGTCTGCGGAAATG GTATGATTTGCTAATTGCCAATAAAGAAGAGCTTGGTCAAATCATAACACTAGAGCAAGGAAAACCCCTAAAAGAAGCCATTGGTGAG GTTAACTATGGGGCTGCCTTTATTGAGTTCTCTGCAGAGGAGGCAAAACGTATATATGGTGATATAATTCCATCACCACTAGCTGATCGTCGGCTGCTTGTTTTAAAGCAG CCTGTAGGTGTTGTTGGTGCAATTACTCCTTGGAACTTTCCATTGGCTATGATCACACGGAAG gttggtcctgcccttgcTTGTGGCTGCACAGTGGTTATAAAACCTTCTGAACTTACACCATTGACAGCCTTAGCAGCAGCTGAGCTTGCCCTTCAAGCTGGAATACCACCG GGTGCTGTGAATGTGGTCTTTGGAAATGCTCCTGAAATTGGGGATGCTTTACTTGCAAGTCGGCAG GTAAGGAAGATCACATTTACAGGCTCAACAGCTGTCGGAAAGAAGTTGATGGCTGGTGCAGCTCAGACTGTTAAAAAG GTATCTCTGGAACTTGGTGGTAATGCACCTTGCATAATCTTTGACGATGCAGACCTGGAGGTGGCAGTAAAAGGGGCT CTTGGTACAAAGTTCCGTAACAGTGGACAAACATGTGTTTGTGCAAATAGAATACTTGTGCAGGAAG GTATTTATGAGAAATTTGCAATTGCTTTTTCACAAGCTGTCCAGAGTATGCAAGTTGGTGAAGGTTTTACTGAAGGTGTGGTCCAG GGTCCACTGATTAATGAGGCTGCAGTGCAGAAg GTTGAATCATTTGTTAAAGATGCTGTCTCAAAG GGAGCAAAAGTCCTTCTTGGGGGTAAAAGACACAGTCTAGGAATGACCTTCTATGAGCCAACGGTAATTGGTGACATCAAgaatgatatgcttattgcgaG GAATGAAGTGTTTGGACCTGTTGCACCCCTCTTGCGCTTTAAAACCGAGGAGGAAGCTATCCGCATTGCAAATGACACCAATGCTG GTTTAGCTGCTTATGTATTCACTGAAAACGTGCAACGTATGTGGCGTGTCACTGAAGCCCTTGAATATGGACTGGTTGGTGTCAATGAAGGATTGGTTTCAACAGAG GTGGCTCCATTTGGAGGAGTCAAGGAGTCTGGTCTTGGTAGGGAAGGTTCCAAATATGGGATGGATGAATTTCTGGAA ATGAAATATGTGTGCTTCGGAAATATAAGCAGTAACTGA